In Apium graveolens cultivar Ventura chromosome 10, ASM990537v1, whole genome shotgun sequence, the following are encoded in one genomic region:
- the LOC141690231 gene encoding GRF-interacting factor 1-like, producing the protein MQQQLMQQQHQQQQQATRGGAYNTTSITTDHIQQYLDENKSLILRILENQNSGKLGECAENQAKLQRNLMYLAAIADSQPPPSPMYAQGGMNYMQHQQSQPMVPDPAIAARPSMFYGQQHPYMALQQQQAMQSQLGISSAGSSAGHSLQSDITLGSGGSAMFPNFGRSVSSEGWQAANRGVSKKEDNGSTGSVEDHSGKS; encoded by the exons ATGCAGCAACAGCTAATGCAACAGCAGCACCAGCAGCAACAGCAGGCTACTCGTGGGGGGGCTTACAATACCACTAGCATCACTACTGATCATATCCAACAG TACCTGGATGAGAACAAGTCCTTGATCTTGAGGATTTTGGAGAACCAGAATTCAGGAAAGCTTGGCGAATGTGCGGA GAACCAAGCTAAGCTTCAGCGGAATCTTATGTACTTGGCAGCAATAGCCGATAGCCAGCCACCACCTTCGCCTATGTATGCTCAG GGAGGCATGAATTATATGCAACACCAACAATCTCAACCGATGGTCCCAGATCCAGCGATTGCAGCTCGCCCATCCATGTTCTATGGTCAGCAGCATCCATATATGGCGCTTCAGCAACAACAAGCTATGCAGAGTCAGCTTGGCATCAGCTCTGCTGGAAGTAGTGCAGGTCACTCTCTACAGAGTGACATTACTTTGGGGAGTGGTGGAAGTGCAATGTTTCCTAATTTTGGTCGTAGTGTTTCCAGTGAGGGATGGCAAGCTGCGAACAGGGGCGTTTCCAAGAAAGAAGATAATGGAAGCACAGGTTCCGTTGAAGATCACAGTGGCAAATCATGA
- the LOC141690229 gene encoding F-box/kelch-repeat protein OR23: MSQTLTLIPGLPNDVAGMILSFIPYAFHGRLKPTSKSWRIFFSSKTLILLRKKSRFSHLLCVFPQDPSVSSPYLFDPKSLAWCPLPPMPCNPHVYGLCNFSSVGVDCCLYVLGGSLFDTRSFPMDRPCSSNSVWRYDFLRGQWEALSPMLSARGSFACVANKGKIVVAGGGSRHTLFGAAGSRMSSVEMYDIGKDEWVGLDRLPSYRAGCVGFLGGSGEEKEFWVMGGYGESRTVLGVFPVDEYYRDAVVMEMKNGGGIGSQWRELGDMWKEGERRRLGRIAVIDGQGWDTPGIFMLDMGDILRYDMSSNRWWKETTVPRKASDEFSISFVALDGELHILGLQSGFESTESRRPRQNKRSSTLLVQIYDPRKNTWRSLHTKPPFNHPLDLKTAVMCTIQL, encoded by the exons ATgtcacaaaccctaaccctaattccaGGTCTACCAAATGATGTTGCAGGTATGATTTTATCATTTATTCCTTATGCTTTTCATGGTCGTTTAAAACCCACCTCAAAATCTTGGAGAATTTTCTTTTCTagcaaaaccctaattttgttaAGGAAGAAGTCAAGATTTTCACACCTATTGTGTGTGTTTCCGCAAGACCCTTCTGTATCTTCACCTTATTTGTTTGATCCCAAGAGTTTAGCTTGGTGCCCTTTACCTCCAATGCCTTGTAATCCTCATGTTTATGGTCTTTGTAATTTTAGCTCTGTGGGTGTGGATTGTTGTTTATATGTTCTTGGTGGGTCGCTTTTCGATACGAGGTCTTTTCCTATGGATAGGCCTTGTTCGTCAAATTCTGTGTGGAGATATGATTTTTTAAGGGGGCAATGGGAGGCGTTGTCGCCTATGTTGTCGGCTCGTGGGAGTTTTGCTTGTGTGGCTAATAAGGGGAAGATTGTTGTGGCGGGGGGTGGGTCGAGGCACACGTTGTTTGGGGCTGCGGGTAGTAGGATGAGTTCTGTGGAAATGTATGATATTGGGAAGGATGAGTGGGTGGGGTTGGATAGGTTACCGAGTTATCGAGCTGGTTGTGTTGGGTTTTTGGGTGGGAGTGGGGAGGAGAAGGAGTTTTGGGTTATGGGTGGGTATGGTGAGTCTAGGACTGTTCTTGGGGTTTTTCCGGTGGATGAGTATTATAGGGATGCTGTGGTTATGGAAATGAAGAATGGTGGTGGAATTGGGAGCCAGTGGAGGGAGCTTGGGGATATGTGGAAAGAAGGAGAGAGGAGACGGTTAGGGAGAATTGCTGTGATTGATGGTCAAGGCTGGGATACTCCGGGGATTTTCATGCTTGATATGGGTGATATCTTGAG GTATGACATGTCTTCAAACCGTTGGTGGAAGGAGACAACTGTTCCAAGAAAAGCCTCGGATGAATTCTCAATTTCCTTTGTTGCGTTGGATGGGGAACTGCACATATTGGGTCTTCAGAGTGGATTTGAATCAACAGAGAGCCGAAGGCCAAGACAGAATAAAAGGTCATCAACACTACTTGTGCAGATATATGATCCAAGAAAGAACACATGGAGATCCCTTCATACAAAGCCACCTTTCAATCATCCTTTAGATCTCAAAACTGCTGTTATGTGCACTATACAACTATAG